Proteins found in one Acidobacteriota bacterium genomic segment:
- the mnmE gene encoding tRNA uridine-5-carboxymethylaminomethyl(34) synthesis GTPase MnmE, with protein sequence MTARESRGAEPGARGRTIVARATPPGRSAVAIVRVSGPATSAVLEAVLGRRALRRLRPRKPLLLPVRDRLGRDVDRALVTLFRAPASYTGEDLAEISLHGAPVVVEEVLRVCLEAGACPAERGEFTLKALRSGKIDLAQAEAVADLVEAVSVEQAHVASRQLQGEVSGALLPLAEDVMDLVADVEAGLDFAEEEAALADPVAGLAGRCRGLATRLEQVARRSESARRIREGARVVLVGPPNAGKSSLFNRLLGEERVLVTSEPGTTRDLIEEVVVIEGLPVVLVDAAGIGPSHSQAEKAGMERALGAARVAALVLRVCNPAIREACQPAPAPEGVPALVVATHADRPWSFPPSEPALAISSLTGEGIDALRRELARRLQAPGVGSPESVALATERHRRRAEAARQRLLAAAALLDPPASPELAAAELRGALGAFEEILGAVGPEELLGRIFSRFCIGK encoded by the coding sequence ATGACGGCGAGAGAATCGAGGGGCGCTGAGCCCGGTGCCCGGGGACGCACCATCGTCGCGCGGGCAACCCCGCCGGGTCGCAGCGCCGTGGCCATCGTGCGGGTTTCCGGGCCGGCTACGAGCGCGGTGCTCGAGGCGGTGCTCGGGAGGCGGGCCTTGCGACGCCTGCGCCCTCGGAAGCCCCTGCTCCTGCCGGTGCGGGATCGTCTTGGCCGTGACGTCGATCGGGCCCTGGTCACCCTCTTCCGGGCGCCCGCGAGTTATACCGGCGAGGATCTGGCCGAAATCTCGCTGCATGGCGCGCCGGTGGTGGTGGAGGAGGTGCTGCGGGTTTGCCTCGAGGCGGGGGCCTGTCCCGCGGAGCGGGGGGAATTCACCTTGAAGGCCCTGCGGTCCGGCAAGATCGACCTGGCCCAGGCGGAGGCGGTGGCCGACCTGGTGGAGGCGGTCAGCGTCGAGCAGGCTCACGTAGCCAGCCGACAGCTCCAGGGAGAGGTTTCAGGGGCGCTTCTGCCGCTTGCCGAAGATGTGATGGATCTTGTGGCCGACGTGGAAGCGGGTCTCGATTTCGCCGAGGAGGAGGCTGCGCTCGCCGATCCCGTCGCTGGACTGGCGGGCCGGTGTCGAGGGTTGGCGACTCGACTCGAGCAGGTGGCCCGTCGCTCCGAATCGGCGCGGCGCATCCGGGAGGGTGCGCGGGTGGTCCTGGTGGGGCCGCCCAACGCGGGAAAATCTTCTCTGTTCAACAGGTTGCTGGGCGAGGAAAGAGTGCTCGTCACGTCGGAGCCGGGAACCACAAGGGATCTGATCGAGGAAGTCGTGGTCATCGAAGGGCTGCCGGTGGTGCTGGTGGACGCCGCCGGGATCGGCCCGAGCCACTCCCAGGCGGAGAAGGCCGGGATGGAGCGCGCCCTGGGGGCGGCGCGGGTCGCGGCCCTGGTGCTGCGGGTCTGCAATCCCGCGATTCGTGAGGCCTGCCAGCCGGCCCCGGCGCCGGAAGGCGTGCCCGCGCTGGTGGTCGCGACCCATGCGGACCGTCCCTGGAGCTTTCCGCCTTCCGAGCCCGCGCTGGCGATCAGTTCGCTCACCGGTGAGGGGATCGACGCCCTGCGGCGGGAGCTCGCCCGGCGCCTGCAAGCCCCGGGAGTGGGCAGCCCGGAGAGTGTGGCCCTGGCGACCGAGCGTCATCGTCGCCGCGCCGAAGCGGCCCGGCAGCGCCTGCTGGCGGCCGCGGCACTGCTCGACCCGCCGGCCTCTCCGGAATTGGCCGCCGCCGAACTTCGCGGGGCCCTCGGCGCCTTCGAGG
- a CDS encoding carboxypeptidase-like regulatory domain-containing protein, which produces MPSRPPVAWILVTILVAGIFAPLFAQPATAALRGVLLDAEGLPAVAYQVGLRSAEGDLFLSAPATIDGHFNISDLPAGRYRLVAFDEKGAEFPVLSEEITLKPGTVERLEIRISGTSAPPGRAASSSTAPAGGAGRHLVQWWKGFPLAAKVGVVAVGAFAVYQAVDSSDPAPERPVSPSAP; this is translated from the coding sequence ATGCCTTCCCGCCCACCCGTCGCCTGGATCCTCGTCACCATCCTGGTGGCGGGCATCTTCGCCCCCCTCTTCGCCCAGCCCGCGACGGCCGCCCTCAGGGGCGTCCTGCTCGATGCCGAGGGCTTGCCGGCGGTGGCCTACCAGGTGGGCCTGCGTAGCGCCGAAGGCGACCTCTTTCTCTCCGCCCCCGCCACCATCGACGGCCATTTCAACATCAGCGACCTGCCGGCCGGCCGCTATCGCCTGGTGGCCTTCGATGAGAAGGGAGCCGAGTTCCCCGTGCTTTCCGAAGAGATCACCCTGAAACCCGGAACCGTCGAGCGCCTCGAAATTCGCATCTCCGGCACCAGCGCTCCCCCCGGACGCGCGGCCTCTTCGAGCACCGCTCCCGCCGGCGGGGCCGGACGCCACCTGGTCCAGTGGTGGAAGGGCTTCCCCCTGGCAGCCAAGGTCGGCGTCGTCGCCGTCGGTGCCTTCGCCGTCTACCAGGCCGTGGACAGCAGCGACCCTGCTCCCGAGCGCCCGGTCTCTCCCAGCGCTCCCTAG
- a CDS encoding cation:proton antiporter, with protein MTKVLALAGLMLIVIAGARRRPERLRLPAGLRLLFVTGSEFLLVGVLLGPLGLDFLDQQILDTLRPLAAIAMGFVGLHYGLQLEARILRQVPLFYNVAPLVQALGGAVAVGVPAGVLFHAAYGPGRESLVASLVVAAAGACSTVAPLDLLSEDRRWAASPLLMMLRHLAEMGELPALAIFGIAVCLRPEASVIPGLDLAVPLQWFFLALLLGVVFGGLLEILPRVGKGGTGRLVVGGLGATLFFAGAARYLQLSPLLVSLFAGILVANVPGPIDRLRRLVANTEQPLSLFLLLLAGASWRLDQAGPFGSLALVALSLGMIALRLLGKGAAGWLLARTTHAPRNPPAGFGFGLVAQGGISAALALDYMDAGQSALTPVVVTAILLSLILTEMLAPWITLRVLAAAGEETGPAAGKQENSP; from the coding sequence GTGACCAAGGTCCTCGCTCTTGCAGGCCTGATGCTGATCGTCATCGCCGGCGCCCGGCGTCGGCCGGAGCGCTTGCGGCTGCCCGCGGGCCTCCGCCTGCTCTTCGTGACAGGCTCGGAGTTTCTCCTGGTGGGGGTACTTCTCGGGCCCCTGGGCCTCGATTTCCTCGATCAGCAGATTCTCGACACCCTCCGCCCCCTGGCGGCCATCGCCATGGGCTTCGTCGGCCTGCACTACGGACTCCAGCTCGAGGCGCGGATCCTGCGGCAGGTCCCCCTGTTCTACAACGTGGCGCCCCTGGTCCAGGCCCTCGGCGGAGCCGTGGCAGTGGGCGTGCCCGCCGGGGTTCTCTTCCATGCCGCCTATGGTCCCGGAAGAGAGTCCCTGGTCGCCTCCCTGGTCGTGGCGGCCGCCGGCGCCTGTTCGACGGTCGCTCCCCTCGACCTGCTCTCCGAAGATCGTCGCTGGGCCGCGTCACCCCTGCTGATGATGCTGCGCCATCTTGCGGAGATGGGAGAGTTGCCGGCCCTGGCCATCTTCGGCATCGCCGTCTGCCTGCGGCCGGAAGCCAGCGTGATTCCCGGGCTCGACCTCGCCGTGCCCCTACAGTGGTTTTTTCTCGCCCTGCTGCTGGGGGTCGTCTTCGGCGGCCTTCTCGAAATACTCCCGAGGGTGGGGAAGGGGGGGACCGGCCGCCTGGTCGTAGGAGGACTCGGCGCCACTCTCTTCTTCGCCGGTGCGGCACGCTATCTCCAGCTCTCACCGCTGCTGGTCAGCCTCTTTGCCGGGATCCTGGTGGCCAACGTTCCAGGTCCCATCGATCGCCTCAGGCGCCTGGTGGCGAACACGGAGCAGCCGCTCTCCCTCTTCCTGCTGCTGCTGGCGGGAGCCAGTTGGCGGCTGGACCAGGCCGGACCCTTCGGGTCCCTGGCCCTGGTTGCGCTCTCCCTGGGCATGATCGCCCTGCGCCTGCTGGGCAAGGGAGCCGCCGGCTGGCTTCTCGCCCGAACGACCCACGCGCCCCGCAACCCGCCCGCCGGATTCGGTTTCGGACTCGTCGCCCAGGGCGGCATCTCGGCGGCCCTGGCTTTGGACTACATGGACGCGGGCCAGAGCGCCCTGACCCCCGTGGTGGTGACGGCGATCCTGCTTTCGTTGATCCTGACGGAAATGCTGGCGCCATGGATTACCCTCCGCGTTCTGGCTGCCGCGGGAGAAGAGACCGGCCCGGCCGCCGGCAAACAGGAAAACTCGCCATGA
- a CDS encoding cation:proton antiporter, which yields MKGPGNTPGDEQARVAPTAWALAVLLMIGLLMAYLRSLPQNAGQAGTTPLALGFLLLSAWCAGLLVEKLRLPKLTGYILAGLAAGPALTGLISAEKLVALQPINDLALTFIALVAGGELHFPMVRRLWRSIAGWIGGQLLLTPLVVGGGLFLIAPWLPGEMGGLELAALAIVLSAISLARSPAATVAVINEAEAKGPFTETVMATTITLDTLVVLIFAVAVAVAEKLTTPGAGFDLSVLTSLSADLLLSILLGGAVGCGVLLVMRTFRIDLPILLAGIAYLITRLSREASLWLADNFDTHLHLEPLLMGLTAGIVVQNLSRRGHVFTENLERIAPPIYVAFFALTGAGLDLDALTTSWLLAVSLVLLRMAGLFVGAWGGSAAAGDPRIWRSLAGWTAISQAGVSLGLAAELGRRFPQWGATVVAPLIAAIAINQIVGPVLLVRSLRRAGESHEHPLEPEESDIL from the coding sequence ATGAAGGGTCCCGGTAACACCCCGGGTGACGAACAGGCCCGGGTCGCCCCCACGGCCTGGGCCCTGGCGGTCCTGCTGATGATCGGCCTGTTGATGGCCTACCTTCGCTCGCTGCCCCAGAACGCGGGCCAGGCGGGGACGACCCCCCTGGCCCTCGGCTTCCTCCTGCTCTCCGCATGGTGCGCTGGACTGCTGGTGGAAAAGCTGCGTCTGCCCAAGCTCACCGGATACATCCTCGCCGGCCTCGCGGCGGGTCCGGCTCTGACCGGGTTGATATCCGCCGAAAAACTCGTTGCCCTCCAACCGATCAACGACCTGGCCCTGACCTTCATCGCCCTGGTGGCCGGTGGCGAACTTCACTTTCCGATGGTGCGCCGCTTGTGGCGCTCGATTGCCGGCTGGATCGGAGGACAGCTCCTGCTCACCCCCCTGGTGGTCGGCGGGGGCCTGTTTCTGATCGCCCCCTGGCTCCCCGGCGAGATGGGGGGGCTGGAGCTGGCGGCGCTGGCGATCGTGCTGTCCGCCATCAGCCTGGCCCGCTCACCGGCGGCCACGGTGGCGGTGATCAACGAGGCCGAGGCCAAGGGACCCTTCACCGAAACCGTGATGGCCACCACCATCACCCTCGACACCCTGGTGGTGCTGATCTTCGCCGTGGCCGTCGCCGTGGCCGAAAAGCTGACCACCCCGGGCGCGGGTTTCGATCTTTCCGTACTCACCAGCCTGAGCGCCGACCTGTTGCTTTCCATTCTCCTCGGCGGCGCGGTGGGGTGCGGGGTTCTGCTGGTGATGCGGACCTTCCGCATCGACCTGCCCATTCTTCTCGCCGGCATCGCCTACCTGATCACGCGGCTCTCCCGCGAGGCCTCGCTGTGGCTCGCCGACAACTTCGATACCCACCTCCACCTCGAACCCCTGCTGATGGGCCTGACCGCCGGCATCGTCGTTCAGAACCTCTCCCGCCGGGGCCACGTCTTCACCGAGAATCTCGAGCGCATCGCTCCGCCGATCTATGTCGCGTTCTTCGCCCTGACGGGGGCCGGGCTCGATCTCGATGCCCTGACCACGTCATGGCTGCTGGCCGTCTCCCTCGTGCTGCTGCGCATGGCGGGGCTCTTCGTCGGCGCCTGGGGAGGCAGCGCCGCGGCCGGTGATCCGCGGATTTGGCGCTCGCTGGCCGGCTGGACCGCCATCAGCCAGGCGGGAGTCAGCCTCGGCCTGGCCGCCGAGCTGGGGCGCCGCTTCCCGCAATGGGGAGCGACGGTGGTCGCGCCCCTGATCGCCGCGATCGCCATCAACCAGATCGTCGGCCCCGTACTCCTCGTCCGCTCACTGCGGCGGGCCGGAGAGAGCCACGAGCATCCCCTCGAACCCGAAGAAAGCGACATTCTATAA
- a CDS encoding zinc metallopeptidase: MYFYFDPLYWLVIGAGLLLSLWAQAKVKGAYLRYSRLPVRSGMSGAQVAAAILRENGIDDVRIVAIPGQMTDHYDPRSRTLRLSEPVYRGTNMAALGIAAHEVGHAIQHAHDYAPLKFRSAWVPVANLGGGLSMVVLLLAFFMGGVATAFGSTMALLGVGLFATTTLFTLITLPVEFDASRRALLALEKGGYVAADELAGARKMLSAAAMTYVAAAVSSILTLLYWAMRLGLLGGGRR; this comes from the coding sequence ATGTACTTCTACTTCGATCCGCTCTACTGGCTGGTGATCGGCGCGGGATTGCTGCTGAGCCTGTGGGCCCAGGCCAAGGTGAAGGGGGCGTACCTGCGGTACAGCCGGCTTCCGGTGCGCAGCGGCATGAGCGGGGCCCAGGTAGCGGCCGCGATCCTGCGGGAAAATGGTATCGACGACGTGCGGATCGTGGCGATCCCCGGTCAGATGACCGACCACTACGATCCACGCAGCCGGACCCTGCGCCTGAGTGAGCCGGTCTACCGGGGCACCAACATGGCGGCCCTGGGCATCGCGGCCCACGAGGTGGGGCACGCGATTCAGCACGCCCACGACTATGCGCCGCTCAAGTTCCGGTCAGCCTGGGTGCCGGTGGCCAACCTGGGTGGCGGGTTGTCGATGGTGGTGCTTTTGCTGGCCTTCTTCATGGGGGGCGTGGCCACGGCCTTCGGCTCCACGATGGCTCTGCTGGGGGTGGGACTGTTCGCCACGACCACCCTGTTCACCCTGATCACCCTGCCGGTGGAGTTCGACGCCAGCCGGCGGGCCCTGCTGGCCCTGGAGAAGGGCGGCTACGTGGCGGCCGACGAGCTTGCCGGTGCGCGCAAGATGCTGTCGGCGGCGGCGATGACCTACGTGGCGGCGGCGGTTTCGTCCATTTTGACCCTGTTGTACTGGGCCATGCGCCTGGGTCTGCTCGGCGGTGGCCGGCGCTGA
- the pepQ gene encoding Xaa-Pro dipeptidase: MTSAKLYRAHLEALGGMLEDALTRASQKGLALDGVLFHAGRETYYHADDQPVPFRGTPHFLRWVPLAGPEHCVLARPGHRPLVIRVAPRDFWYEVTPLADSYWQAAVEVVEVCRLADARQYLQGSGKLAYVGNSAEAAEELGIPTTLVEPEALMAPLAWHRATKTDHEVAQILRAAEKAAEGHRVARKAFESGASEKEIHWAYLEAAGQLEAELPFATITAIDEKIAILHYQNKRGLESAPGKVFMLDAGASHEGYASDITRTWARPEADDLYRSLLAAMDALQRDLVAMVTPGRPYAEIHLEAHRRTALLLAETGIVRCSAEQALEQGITRAFLPHGVGHHLGLQVHDLGGHQAGPDGGTAPPPAEHPFLRNTRTLEPGHVVTIEPGIYFCDVLLDELRERPEGKRVEWKLVERLSGHGGVRIEDDVLCTPEGARDLTRPLIQGPRGL, from the coding sequence ATGACTTCCGCCAAACTCTACCGGGCCCACCTCGAGGCGCTCGGAGGCATGCTCGAAGACGCCCTGACCCGCGCCTCCCAAAAAGGCCTGGCCCTCGATGGCGTGCTCTTCCACGCGGGCCGCGAGACCTACTACCACGCTGACGATCAGCCGGTCCCCTTCCGCGGCACGCCGCACTTCCTGCGCTGGGTTCCCCTGGCCGGCCCCGAGCACTGCGTGCTGGCCCGCCCCGGCCACCGGCCCCTGGTGATCCGGGTGGCCCCCCGGGATTTCTGGTACGAGGTGACGCCCCTGGCCGATTCCTACTGGCAAGCGGCAGTGGAAGTGGTCGAGGTATGTCGGCTCGCCGACGCGCGGCAGTATCTCCAAGGCAGCGGCAAGCTGGCCTACGTGGGCAACTCCGCCGAAGCTGCGGAGGAGCTGGGTATTCCCACGACCCTGGTCGAACCCGAAGCCCTGATGGCCCCCCTGGCCTGGCACCGCGCAACCAAGACCGACCACGAGGTGGCCCAGATCCTTCGGGCCGCGGAAAAAGCCGCCGAGGGCCACCGGGTCGCCCGCAAGGCCTTCGAGTCGGGAGCCAGCGAGAAGGAAATCCACTGGGCCTACCTGGAAGCCGCCGGACAACTGGAGGCGGAACTTCCCTTTGCGACCATCACCGCGATCGACGAGAAAATCGCCATCCTCCATTACCAGAACAAGCGGGGCCTGGAATCAGCTCCCGGCAAGGTCTTCATGCTCGACGCCGGCGCCTCCCACGAGGGCTACGCTTCGGACATCACCCGCACCTGGGCCCGACCGGAGGCTGACGATCTCTACCGCTCTCTGCTCGCCGCCATGGACGCTCTTCAGCGGGACCTGGTGGCCATGGTCACCCCTGGTCGGCCCTACGCCGAAATCCACCTCGAAGCCCATCGCCGCACGGCCTTGCTGCTGGCGGAGACGGGCATCGTTCGCTGCAGCGCCGAGCAGGCCCTGGAGCAGGGCATCACCCGCGCCTTCCTGCCGCACGGCGTGGGGCACCACCTGGGTCTGCAGGTCCACGACCTGGGCGGACACCAGGCCGGCCCCGACGGGGGCACCGCTCCGCCCCCCGCCGAGCACCCTTTCCTGCGCAACACCCGCACCCTCGAGCCCGGCCACGTGGTGACCATCGAACCCGGGATCTACTTCTGCGACGTTCTCCTCGACGAGCTGCGGGAGCGGCCCGAGGGCAAGAGAGTCGAGTGGAAGCTGGTCGAGCGCCTCTCCGGCCATGGCGGCGTGCGCATCGAAGACGACGTGCTGTGCACCCCGGAGGGCGCCCGCGACCTGACCCGCCCCCTGATCCAGGGGCCTCGGGGTCTCTAG